Proteins found in one Labeo rohita strain BAU-BD-2019 chromosome 11, IGBB_LRoh.1.0, whole genome shotgun sequence genomic segment:
- the hesx1 gene encoding homeobox expressed in ES cells 1 produces MASVTVSAHQNGPMPRQSAFTIDSILGLDRPDQRTVLSAPYRPWTDMKPACQNRRVVADSDASVDLRVNEDSKSYSKSPADSYRRTLNWYIGRRPRTAFSSVQIKILESVFQVNSYPGIDIREELAKKLHLDEDRIQIWFQNRRAKLKRSHRESQFLMVKNVLSDLQTSREER; encoded by the exons ATGGCTTCTGTCACAGTCAGCGCTCATCAGAACGGCCCGATGCCGAGACAGTCCGCCTTCACCATCGACAGCATCCTGGGACTCGACAGACCGGATCAGAGAACCGTCCTGTCAGCACCTTACCGACCGTGGACAG acatgAAGCCAGCATGTCAAAACCGTCGTGTGGTCGCAGACAGTGATGCTTCAGTGGATCTGAGGGTGAATGAAGACAGTAAATCTTACAGTAAATCACCAGCAGACTCTTATAGGAGAACACTGAACTGGTACATCGGGCGCAGGCCGCGGACGGCTTTCTCCAGTGTTCAG ATCAAGATATTAGAAAGTGTGTTTCAAGTGAACTCATACCCGGGCATCGATATACGTGAAGAACTTGCTAAAAAACTACATCTGGATGAGGACAGAATTCAG ATTTGGTTCCAGAACAGAAGAGCCAAGCTGAAGCGTTCACACAGAGAATCTCAGTTTCTAATGGTGAAAAACGTCCTCAGTGATTTACAGACCAGCAGAGAAGAACGCTGA
- the appl1 gene encoding DCC-interacting protein 13-alpha isoform X2 — MPGIDKLPIEETLEDSPQTRSLLGVFEEDTAAISSYFSQLFKAMQRIYDAQNELSAATHLTSKLLKDYEKQRFPLGGDDEVMSSTLQQFAKVIDELSSCHAVLSTQLADAMMFPITQFQERDLREIVILKEVFQIASDDHDTAINRYSRLSKRKENEKVKNEVMEDVYTSRKKQHETIMHYFASLNMLQYKKKIALLEPLLGYMQAQISFFKLGSENLTQQWEEFLTNIGTSVQNVRREMDSDAEVTEQAIQDLKVASDPLYMPDPDPNKIPVNRNLTRKAGYLNIRNKTGLVSSTWDRQYFFTQGGNLMSQSRGDVAGGLVMDIDNCSVMAVDSEDRRFCFQITAFDGKKAVIVQAESRKDCEEWIATINNISKRIYLSENPEEIAARVNQSALEAVTPSPSFQQRHESFRPSMQGRPKTARSGSQCSAGSESPALSSLSLDSLVAPDTPIQFDIISPVSEEHTSQAKSAVQGRTNPFGESGGSKSEESEDSILHQLFIVRFLGSMEVKATESTDVIYETMRQILAARAIHNIFRMTESHLLVTCECLKLIDPQTQVTRLRFPLSSVVLCASHQENKRLFGFVLKTAGGRVDGRPVTVCYVFESNNDGEKICDSVGLAKQIALHSEMDRKATQKQRELDKAKEKQQEELHKQKQIEKDLEEQSRLIAASSRPSQPAADGQFLVLSNSQSEDSDAGDEGQKKGESEA, encoded by the exons ATGCCGGGAATCGATAAATTACCGATAGAGGAAACTCTGGAGGACAGTCCGCAG ACTCGCTCTCTGCTCGGTGTGTTTGAGGAAGATACAGCAGCCATATCCAGTTATTTCAGTCAGCTCTTCAAAGCCATGCAGAGAATCTACGACGCCCAG AATGAACTGAGTGCTGCCACACATCTGACATCTAAATTACTGAAAGACTACGAGAAACAG CGTTTTCCTCTGGGCGGCGATGATGAGGTCATGAGCTCCACTTTGCAGCAGTTTGCCAAAGTCATTGACGAG CTCAGCTCGTGTCACGCCGTTCTCTCTACTCAGCTCGCAGATGCCATGATGTTCCCAATCACACAGTTCCAGGAGAGAGACCTGAGAG AAATTGTCATCCTGAAGGAAGTGTTTCAGATTGCAAGTGATG ATCACGACACAGCCATCAACAGATACAGTCGGCTGTCTAAACGAAAGGAGAATGAGAAG GTGAAGAATGAAGTGATGGAGGACGTGTACACGTCCAGGAAAAAACAACACGAGACTATAATGCACTACTTTGCGTCACTCAACATGCTGCAGTACAAGAAGAAAATCGCACTGCTGGAGCCACTACTGGGATACATGCAGGCGCAG ATCAGTTTTTTCAAACTGGGATCCGAGAATCTGACGCAGCAGTGGGAGGAGTTTCTCACCAATATCGGAACCAGCGTGCAAAA TGTTCGCAGAGAAATGGACAGCGATGCTGAAGTGACGGAGCAGGCGATTCAAGACCTGAAAGTGGCCAGTGACCCGCTGTACATGCCCGACCCAGACCCCAACAAGATCCCTGTGAACCGCAACCTGACCCGCAAGGCCGGCTACCTCAACATTCGCAA TAAAACGGGTTTGGTGTCGTCTACTTGGGACCGTCAGTATTTCTTCACACAGGGAGGAAACCTCATGAGCCAATCGCGTGGAGACGTAGCCGGAGGTTTGGTTATGGACATTGATAACTGCTCCGTCATGGCGGTAGACTCCGAGGATCGACGCTTCTGCTTTCAGATCACAGCGTTTGATGGCAAGAA GGCGGTCATAGTACAGGCGGAAAGCAGGAAAGACTGTGAGGAG tgGATTGCAACAATAAACAACATCTCTAAGAGGATATACCTCAGTGAAAACCCAGAG GAAATCGCAGCGAGAGTGAATCAGTCAGCTCTGGAGGCTGTAACACCTTCACCATCCTTCCAACAACGGCATGAGAGTTTCAGACCGAGCAT GCAAGGTCGACCCAAAACAGCCCGTTCAGGCAGTCAGTGCTCTGCGGGCTCTGAGTCTCCGGCGCTGTCGTCTCTGTCTCTGGATTCGCTGGTGGCTCCAGACACGCCCATTCAGTTTGACATCATCTCGCCCGTCAGCGAGGAGCACACGAGTCAGGCTAAAAGCGCCGTTCAGGGAAG GACCAACCCATTTGGGGAATCTGGAGGATCAAAATCTGAAGAAAGTGAAG aCTCGATTCTGCACCAGCTCTTCATTGTTCGGTTCCTGGGCTCCATGGAGGTGAAGGCCACAGAAAGCACTGACGTCATCTATGAGACCATGAGACAGATCCTGGCAGCACGAGCCATTCACAACATCTTCAGAATGACCGAGTCTCATCTGCTCGTCACATGTGAATGCCTCAA GCTTATTGACCCACAGACACAAGTCACAAGACTACGG TTTCCTCTCTCCAGCGTTGTGCTGTGTGCGTCACATCAGGAAAACAAGCGcttgtttggttttgtgctgAAGACGGCAGGAGGACGAGTGGACGGACGGCCCGTTACAGTCTGCTACGTCTTTGAGTCAAACAATGATGGAGAGAAG ATCTGTGACAGTGTAGGACTGGCGAAGCAGATCGCCCTCCACTCTGAGATG GACCGCAAAGCCACACAGAAACAAAGAGAGCTGGACAAGGCTAAGGAGAAACAACAGGAAGAACttcataaacaaaaacagattgagaag GATCTCGAGGAGCAAAGTCGTTTGATAGCCGCCTCTAGTCGACCCAGCCAACCAGCTGCTGATGGACAGTTCTTGGTCCTTAgcaacagccaatcagaggaCAGCGATGCAGGAGATGAGGGGCAGAAAAAGGGCGAATCAGAGGCCTGA
- the appl1 gene encoding DCC-interacting protein 13-alpha isoform X1, translating to MPGIDKLPIEETLEDSPQTRSLLGVFEEDTAAISSYFSQLFKAMQRIYDAQNELSAATHLTSKLLKDYEKQRFPLGGDDEVMSSTLQQFAKVIDELSSCHAVLSTQLADAMMFPITQFQERDLREIVILKEVFQIASDDHDTAINRYSRLSKRKENEKVKNEVMEDVYTSRKKQHETIMHYFASLNMLQYKKKIALLEPLLGYMQAQISFFKLGSENLTQQWEEFLTNIGTSVQNVRREMDSDAEVTEQAIQDLKVASDPLYMPDPDPNKIPVNRNLTRKAGYLNIRNKTGLVSSTWDRQYFFTQGGNLMSQSRGDVAGGLVMDIDNCSVMAVDSEDRRFCFQITAFDGKKAVIVQAESRKDCEEWIATINNISKRIYLSENPEEIAARVNQSALEAVTPSPSFQQRHESFRPSMQGRPKTARSGSQCSAGSESPALSSLSLDSLVAPDTPIQFDIISPVSEEHTSQAKSAVQGRRTNPFGESGGSKSEESEDSILHQLFIVRFLGSMEVKATESTDVIYETMRQILAARAIHNIFRMTESHLLVTCECLKLIDPQTQVTRLRFPLSSVVLCASHQENKRLFGFVLKTAGGRVDGRPVTVCYVFESNNDGEKICDSVGLAKQIALHSEMDRKATQKQRELDKAKEKQQEELHKQKQIEKDLEEQSRLIAASSRPSQPAADGQFLVLSNSQSEDSDAGDEGQKKGESEA from the exons ATGCCGGGAATCGATAAATTACCGATAGAGGAAACTCTGGAGGACAGTCCGCAG ACTCGCTCTCTGCTCGGTGTGTTTGAGGAAGATACAGCAGCCATATCCAGTTATTTCAGTCAGCTCTTCAAAGCCATGCAGAGAATCTACGACGCCCAG AATGAACTGAGTGCTGCCACACATCTGACATCTAAATTACTGAAAGACTACGAGAAACAG CGTTTTCCTCTGGGCGGCGATGATGAGGTCATGAGCTCCACTTTGCAGCAGTTTGCCAAAGTCATTGACGAG CTCAGCTCGTGTCACGCCGTTCTCTCTACTCAGCTCGCAGATGCCATGATGTTCCCAATCACACAGTTCCAGGAGAGAGACCTGAGAG AAATTGTCATCCTGAAGGAAGTGTTTCAGATTGCAAGTGATG ATCACGACACAGCCATCAACAGATACAGTCGGCTGTCTAAACGAAAGGAGAATGAGAAG GTGAAGAATGAAGTGATGGAGGACGTGTACACGTCCAGGAAAAAACAACACGAGACTATAATGCACTACTTTGCGTCACTCAACATGCTGCAGTACAAGAAGAAAATCGCACTGCTGGAGCCACTACTGGGATACATGCAGGCGCAG ATCAGTTTTTTCAAACTGGGATCCGAGAATCTGACGCAGCAGTGGGAGGAGTTTCTCACCAATATCGGAACCAGCGTGCAAAA TGTTCGCAGAGAAATGGACAGCGATGCTGAAGTGACGGAGCAGGCGATTCAAGACCTGAAAGTGGCCAGTGACCCGCTGTACATGCCCGACCCAGACCCCAACAAGATCCCTGTGAACCGCAACCTGACCCGCAAGGCCGGCTACCTCAACATTCGCAA TAAAACGGGTTTGGTGTCGTCTACTTGGGACCGTCAGTATTTCTTCACACAGGGAGGAAACCTCATGAGCCAATCGCGTGGAGACGTAGCCGGAGGTTTGGTTATGGACATTGATAACTGCTCCGTCATGGCGGTAGACTCCGAGGATCGACGCTTCTGCTTTCAGATCACAGCGTTTGATGGCAAGAA GGCGGTCATAGTACAGGCGGAAAGCAGGAAAGACTGTGAGGAG tgGATTGCAACAATAAACAACATCTCTAAGAGGATATACCTCAGTGAAAACCCAGAG GAAATCGCAGCGAGAGTGAATCAGTCAGCTCTGGAGGCTGTAACACCTTCACCATCCTTCCAACAACGGCATGAGAGTTTCAGACCGAGCAT GCAAGGTCGACCCAAAACAGCCCGTTCAGGCAGTCAGTGCTCTGCGGGCTCTGAGTCTCCGGCGCTGTCGTCTCTGTCTCTGGATTCGCTGGTGGCTCCAGACACGCCCATTCAGTTTGACATCATCTCGCCCGTCAGCGAGGAGCACACGAGTCAGGCTAAAAGCGCCGTTCAGGGAAG AAGGACCAACCCATTTGGGGAATCTGGAGGATCAAAATCTGAAGAAAGTGAAG aCTCGATTCTGCACCAGCTCTTCATTGTTCGGTTCCTGGGCTCCATGGAGGTGAAGGCCACAGAAAGCACTGACGTCATCTATGAGACCATGAGACAGATCCTGGCAGCACGAGCCATTCACAACATCTTCAGAATGACCGAGTCTCATCTGCTCGTCACATGTGAATGCCTCAA GCTTATTGACCCACAGACACAAGTCACAAGACTACGG TTTCCTCTCTCCAGCGTTGTGCTGTGTGCGTCACATCAGGAAAACAAGCGcttgtttggttttgtgctgAAGACGGCAGGAGGACGAGTGGACGGACGGCCCGTTACAGTCTGCTACGTCTTTGAGTCAAACAATGATGGAGAGAAG ATCTGTGACAGTGTAGGACTGGCGAAGCAGATCGCCCTCCACTCTGAGATG GACCGCAAAGCCACACAGAAACAAAGAGAGCTGGACAAGGCTAAGGAGAAACAACAGGAAGAACttcataaacaaaaacagattgagaag GATCTCGAGGAGCAAAGTCGTTTGATAGCCGCCTCTAGTCGACCCAGCCAACCAGCTGCTGATGGACAGTTCTTGGTCCTTAgcaacagccaatcagaggaCAGCGATGCAGGAGATGAGGGGCAGAAAAAGGGCGAATCAGAGGCCTGA
- the asb14a gene encoding dynein axonemal heavy chain 12, whose amino-acid sequence MDLDTSGGVFDEDVATQHMIEQSLLQRHKQAEIRSSFSGESCRIIQITPEREKIFNAIKHGDEKSLRKLTVHQRAFFEEDDTGYIPLHEAAVQNNQNILEITFNASPEDAKHRKTHRGKTALFLAVEKGLLDNACYLLDHGSSPDTLDKEEDSPLVVAIRNNHYDMTKLLLNFSARVNQEGANRRTALHEAARLGLTDFVDLLLKYGAHPDPRSSYGLTPLALAAQAGHLEIIRTLLRRGADVESQAQDCATILFEASASGNPDVISLLLEYGADANIPKHTGHLPIHRVAHRGHVKALALLIPLTSWDAVDDSGISPLHSAAAGGHTQCLEMLLKANYDPNFMLHPWVRRSYDDKRQSALYFAVSNDDVASTRILLEAGAMPNQDPVKCLQVALRLGNCELINLLLRYGANVNYYCRVNTTHFPSALQYALKDEVVLRMLCNYGYDVGRCFDCPYGEGSHVPHGYEGWSDTVIKDTLFCEVICVTWLKHLSGNTVRIMLDYVDHVTFCSKLKAVLVEQKQWPEICKIQENVRCLQHLCRLKIRACLGRLRLRAPIFMSFLPLPDRLKQYVLYKEYDLYAQKCQTQNK is encoded by the exons ATGGATTTGGACACATCTGGAGGGGTTTTTGATGAGGATGTGGCAACACAGCATATGATCGAGCAGAGCCTCCTGCAGCGCCACAAACAAGCGGAGATCAGGAGCTCTTTCTCCGGGGAATCCTGCAG GATCATTCAGATCACCCCTGAGAGAGAGAAGATATTCAATGCAATAAAACATG GTGATGAAAAGTCCCTCCGTAAGCTGACTGTCCATCAGAGAGCTTTTTTTGAAGAGGACGACACTGGTTACATCCCCTTACATGAAGCTGCCGTACAGAACAACCAAAACATCCTTGAGATCACATTTAACG CCTCTCCTGAGGATGCCAAGCACAGAAAGACTCATCGGGGTAAGACGGCTCTCTTCTTAGCGGTGGAGAAAGGTCTTTTGGACAACGCTTGTTACCTGCTGGACCACGGCAGCAGTCCAGACACCCTGGATAAGGAGGAAGACTCACCTCTTGTTGTAG CCATAAGAAACAACCACTACGACATGACGAAGCTCCTACTCAACTTCAGTGCCAGAGTTAACCAGGAGGGGGCGAACCGCAGGACGGCCCTGCATGAGGCCGCCCGGCTGGGTCTGACGGATTTCGTGGATCTGCTGCTGAAGTACGGAGCTCATCCCGACCCCAGAAGCTCCTACGGCCTGACGCCGTTAGCATTAGCCGCACAGGCCGGACACCTGGAGATCATCCGAACCCTTCTCCGGAGAG GTGCTGATGTGGAGTCTCAGGCTCAGGATTGTGCAACAATATTATTTGAGGCGTCTGCTTCAGGAAACCCTGACGTCATCTCATTACTGCTGGAGTACGGCGCTGATGCTAACATTCCCAAACACACGGGACACCTGCCCATCCACAGAGTGGCCCATCGCGGACATGTGAA GGCTCTGGCTCTGCTGATACCCTTGACGTCGTGGGACGCGGTGGACGACAGTGGAATCAGTCCTCTTCATTCAGCAGCGGCGGGCGGACACACTCAGTGTCTGGAGATGCTGCTGAAGGCCAATTACGACCCCAACTTCATGCTGCACCCGTGGGTACGTCGCAGCTACGATGATAAACGCCAGTCCGCGCTCTACTTTGCCGTCTCCAACGATGACGTCGCCTCCACCCGCATTCTGCTGGAGGCCGGAGCGATGCCTAACCAGGACCCCGTCAAGTGCCTGCAGGTGGCGCTGCGGCTGGGCAACTGTGAGCTGATTAACTTGCTACTTCGGTACGGAGCCAATGTCAATTACTACTGCAGAGTGAACACCACGCACTTCCCGTCGGCCTTACAGTACGCGCTGAAGGACGAGGTGGTGCTGCGGATGCTGTGTAACTATGGATATGACGTGGGGCGATGCTTTGACTGTCCGTATGGGGAGGGATCGCACGTCCCACACGGTTACGAGGGCTGGAGTGATACTGTCATTAAAGACACACTG TTCTGTGAGGTCATTTGTGTCACGTGGCTCAAGCATCTCTCAGGAAACACGGTCCGCATCATGCTGGATTACGTCGATCATGTGACCTTTTGCTCCAAACTGAAAGCTGTGCTCGTGGAGCAAAAACAGTGGCCTGAAATCTGCAAAATTCAAG AGAACGTGCGCTGTCTGCAGCATCTCTGTCGGCTGAAGATCAGAGCGTGTTTGGGTCGGTTGCGTTTGAGAGCTCCGATCTTCATGAGCTTCCTTCCATTACCAGACCGACTGAAGCAATACGTCCTATACAAAGAATATGATCTCTACGCTCAAAAATGCCAAACGCAAAACAAATAA